The sequence below is a genomic window from Synechococcus sp. UW179A.
TCATGTTTGCGCCCAGTCCGCCCAGTTCGCAGGTTCGGCGAGCGCGTTGCAGAGGTGAGCTAAAGACGGCAGCGAAATGCTGTTGATTCAGGACAGGAGCCAGTTGACGTGCTTCTTGCTCACCCTCTGGAAGCAGAGGGAGGTCGGTATTACCTGTGTGACGTCCGTTGCGAGCCCACTCGGTTGCTCCATGTCGAAGGAGCCAAAGCTGGCGTTGTTTTGTCATGGCCAGAAAGAGCCTTCTCTTTCCAGATTGTGACCTTCAGGGATTGATTTGGCTTCGTCTGCAACCGCTTGCGAGCTTGTTATCAGTGACGGATCTCGAACCAGTCGGCACCGGTGATCGGTATCTGGCAGGGCCTCACATGACGAACTCTCGCTTCGCTTGGACCCTGTTCACACCAAAGTCTCAGCTCGTTGAGGGGAAGCTGATCGCCTTCGGCTTGCACCTCCACTCTGCCGTCATCCAGATTTCGGACCCAACCGCTGAGACCTAGTTCCAGAGCACGTCTTCGACAGGCCTGCCGGAAGCCAACACCCTGAACGGTCCCCTCCACCAGAAAACGCCAGCGTTCCTGAAGGGTGACAGAGCGCTGTCGGGAGTTGCGGGTCACAAAGCGGCGACGTTCCGCTTCACCGCGAAGTCGAGCGCGGCGCGCCATCTGCAGGGGATCGTCGAGGATCCTGCCCAATGGAGGTGGACCCAGCTTGCGTGGAGATTGGGCAGGTTCCATCCCTCTGCTCTGCGCCTCACTTTCCAACCTTCAACCTGCCACAGCGCCCCCAGGCTGCCAACGCTTTCATCTGATTCACTGCACAGTTCCCAGCGGTGGAACTCATGGCCCCTGAGCCTTTCACCCTTGCGCAACAACAGACTGTCGGACCTTGCCTCCATCAGTCTGTAGCCCACCTGTAGCTGCCCTCGTCTGGCTTCAAACGGCAAGAGACCAGCCATCGTCTGCAGAGTTCCATCTGGTCCGGCCAGACCTCGACCCAGCAGCAGCATCCCTCCGCATTCGGCGTAGATCGGCTTATCGCGAATCCATGCGTGCAGCGCTGAGAAGGTTGTCTTGCACTCGCTCAGCTGGTCTGCATGCAGCTCCGGGAATCCTCCTGGCAGGATCAGGCCTGTCGCCTCCGCTGGTGGAGCGGCATCGCTTAAGGGACTCCAGGGCAGCACC
It includes:
- a CDS encoding acylphosphatase, with protein sequence MARRARLRGEAERRRFVTRNSRQRSVTLQERWRFLVEGTVQGVGFRQACRRRALELGLSGWVRNLDDGRVEVQAEGDQLPLNELRLWCEQGPSEARVRHVRPCQIPITGADWFEIRH